The DNA window CGGCAGCACGTTGCGGTCGTCGAACTCGACGAGCGTCCGTCGGTCCACCAGGCTGCCGTCCGCCTCGATCGTGAACGCCGACAGTCGCCCCGGCGTGGCCCGGGTCTCGGCCACGATCAACGTCGAACCGTCCGGCGTGACGGCCATCCCGTTGGCGAACAGCATCTGCTCGGCCACGACGTGCGGGCTGCCGTCGGGTTCGACCATGGCCAGGTCGGCGGGGAACGGCGGTGCCGGGGGCGCGCTGTCGTCACCGTAGTTGCCGACGTAGGCGCGGCCCGTCGCGTCGACCGCCATGTCGTTGAGGTGCCACGTGGCGATGCCGTGGAGGCTCGCGTGCTCGACCAGGGCGCCGTCCGGCTCGAGGCGGTAGAGCTTGCGCTCGTGCACGGACGCGACGAGCAGGCGGCCGTCGGGCAGAAAGCCTAGACCGGCCGGCCGGCCGGGCACCTCGACGACCCGGTCGAGGACTCCGGTCGCCGGATCGAGCCGCAGGACCACCCCGCGGTAGATGTCGGAGAACCACAGTCGGCCCTCGTGCCAGCGCGGGCACTCCGGGAACGCCAGGTCCGATGCGACGGTCTCGATCGCGATGTCCGACATGGCGCCACCCTACCTAGTGAGCGCTTGGTCGGTGGGGCGGTCGGGAGGAGAAATGCGCGACGCCGCGCTCGGTGAACCGGGCGCGGCGTCGAAAACCGGTGCTCCGTCGTCGGAGCTACCGCGGCAATCAGGCGGGGACGATGAGTCCGGCGGTCTGGGTGCGGGACTTCGTGAACCGCTCGGTGACGTCGGCCCAGTTGACGATGTTCCAGAAGGCCTTGACGTAGTCGGCCTTGACGTTCTGGTAGTCGAGGTAGAAGGCGTGCTCCCACATGTCGAGCATGAGCAGCGGGGTCAGGCCGATGGGGATGTTGCCCTGCTGATCGTAGAGCTGGACGA is part of the Rhodococcus sp. SGAir0479 genome and encodes:
- a CDS encoding SMP-30/gluconolactonase/LRE family protein yields the protein MSDIAIETVASDLAFPECPRWHEGRLWFSDIYRGVVLRLDPATGVLDRVVEVPGRPAGLGFLPDGRLLVASVHERKLYRLEPDGALVEHASLHGIATWHLNDMAVDATGRAYVGNYGDDSAPPAPPFPADLAMVEPDGSPHVVAEQMLFANGMAVTPDGSTLIVAETRATPGRLSAFTIEADGSLVDRRTLVEFDDRNVLPDGIALDAEGGVWVASPFDGQVLRVSADGAITDRIPVPHPYAVALGGADGRDLFVCTADTWIPEDAVRLGSGAVRRLRVAVPGPGF